A single region of the Neotabrizicola shimadae genome encodes:
- a CDS encoding OmpA family protein has translation MTYRIPLTLSLCSVLALSACVSPDTPPGQNARTGAITGAVLGAAVGAATGNGGKEQATRAVVGGIIGAATGGAIGATLDRQAAELRASLANPNISVTNMGDHLVVNMPQDLLFATDSASLNAALVRDIQAVGTNLAAYPNQRIEVIGHTDNTGTAAWNADLSLRRATSVAQVLIGAGVPASRVSTRGMGEDQPVASNLTPEGRAQNRRVEILIWPAK, from the coding sequence ATGACCTATCGCATTCCCCTCACGCTCTCCCTCTGCTCCGTGCTCGCCCTGTCGGCCTGTGTCAGCCCCGACACGCCGCCCGGCCAGAACGCCCGCACCGGCGCCATCACGGGCGCCGTGCTCGGCGCGGCCGTTGGCGCCGCAACCGGCAACGGCGGCAAGGAACAGGCCACCCGCGCCGTCGTAGGCGGCATCATCGGCGCCGCAACCGGCGGCGCCATCGGTGCCACGCTCGACCGCCAGGCCGCCGAACTGCGCGCCTCGCTCGCCAACCCGAACATCTCGGTCACCAACATGGGCGACCATCTGGTCGTGAACATGCCGCAGGACCTGCTGTTCGCCACCGACAGCGCCTCGCTGAACGCCGCACTGGTGCGCGACATCCAGGCCGTGGGAACCAACCTCGCCGCCTATCCCAACCAGCGGATCGAGGTCATCGGCCACACCGACAACACCGGCACCGCCGCCTGGAACGCCGACCTGTCGCTGCGCCGCGCCACCTCGGTCGCCCAGGTCCTGATCGGCGCCGGCGTCCCGGCCAGCCGCGTCAGCACCCGCGGCATGGGCGAGGATCAGCCCGTCGCCTCGAACCTCACGCCGGAAGGCCGCGCGCAGAACCGCCGCGTCGAAATCCTGATCTGGCCGGCGAAGTAA
- a CDS encoding F0F1 ATP synthase subunit B: MIRLIVLASLAATPALAAGGPFFSLWNTNFVVTLAFLLFVGIIIWAKAPAKVGAMLDGRAAQIKAELDEAKALREEARALLSSYEKKQKEVQEQSARIVASAREEAEAAAAQAKEDLKVSIARRLAAAEDQIAAAEASAIREVRERAIAVAVAAAGDVLSKQMTAEGASASIDTAIDQVAAKLH; this comes from the coding sequence ATGATCCGGCTGATCGTTCTGGCCTCGCTGGCGGCAACGCCGGCGCTGGCGGCGGGGGGACCGTTCTTCTCGCTGTGGAACACCAACTTCGTCGTGACGCTGGCCTTCCTTCTGTTCGTCGGCATCATCATCTGGGCCAAGGCGCCGGCCAAGGTCGGCGCGATGCTGGATGGTCGCGCGGCACAGATCAAGGCCGAGCTGGACGAGGCCAAGGCGCTGCGCGAGGAGGCCCGTGCGCTGCTGTCTTCCTATGAGAAGAAGCAGAAGGAAGTGCAGGAGCAGTCGGCCCGCATCGTGGCTTCGGCCCGCGAAGAGGCGGAGGCGGCGGCGGCCCAGGCGAAGGAAGACCTGAAGGTCTCGATCGCGCGGCGGCTTGCGGCGGCCGAGGACCAGATCGCGGCGGCCGAGGCTTCGGCGATCCGCGAAGTGCGCGAGCGCGCCATTGCGGTGGCGGTGGCGGCGGCGGGTGACGTGCTGTCCAAGCAGATGACCGCCGAGGGGGCTTCGGCCTCGATCGACACGGCCATCGACCAGGTGGCGGCCAAGCTGCACTGA
- a CDS encoding F0F1 ATP synthase subunit B', with amino-acid sequence MTTTNPEVVQGAEDVAHAVEAGMPQLDFSTFPNQIFWLVVTLVVIYLVLTRVALPRIGSILAERKGVITNDLAAAEELKQKAVDAERAYNEALAKARTEAAKIVAQAKAEIQADLNAATAEADVAIQAKAKESEGRIAEIRDGAADAVTAVARDTARELVVALGGQVDARSIAGAVNARVRGKA; translated from the coding sequence ATGACTACGACGAATCCAGAGGTCGTTCAGGGCGCAGAAGATGTGGCCCATGCGGTCGAAGCGGGGATGCCCCAGCTCGACTTTTCGACCTTCCCCAACCAGATCTTCTGGCTGGTGGTGACGCTTGTCGTGATCTACCTGGTGCTGACGCGCGTGGCGCTGCCGCGGATCGGGTCGATCCTGGCGGAGCGCAAGGGCGTGATCACCAATGACCTCGCGGCGGCGGAAGAGCTGAAGCAGAAGGCCGTGGACGCCGAGCGCGCCTACAACGAGGCGCTGGCCAAGGCCCGCACCGAAGCGGCGAAGATCGTGGCGCAGGCCAAGGCGGAGATTCAGGCCGACCTGAACGCGGCGACCGCCGAGGCGGATGTGGCGATCCAGGCCAAGGCCAAGGAATCCGAGGGCCGCATTGCCGAGATCCGCGATGGTGCCGCGGATGCGGTGACGGCCGTGGCGCGCGACACGGCGCGTGAACTGGTGGTGGCGCTTGGCGGGCAGGTCGATGCCCGGTCGATCGCCGGCGCTGTCAATGCGCGTGTGAGGGGGAAGGCATGA
- a CDS encoding F0F1 ATP synthase subunit C, with translation MEIVAAAALGKFIGAGLAAIGSGAAAIGVGNVAGNFLAGALRNPSAAGSQTATLFIGLAFAEALGIFAFLVALLLMFAV, from the coding sequence ATGGAAATCGTCGCCGCTGCCGCTCTGGGCAAGTTCATCGGTGCTGGTCTTGCCGCCATCGGCTCGGGCGCTGCCGCCATCGGTGTGGGCAACGTTGCCGGCAACTTCCTGGCCGGCGCCCTGCGCAACCCTTCGGCCGCCGGTTCGCAAACCGCGACCCTGTTCATCGGCCTGGCCTTCGCCGAAGCCCTTGGCATCTTCGCCTTCCTCGTCGCCCTGCTGCTGATGTTCGCAGTCTGA
- a CDS encoding F0F1 ATP synthase subunit A, with product MAGEAHEGGGLVFHPLDQFKIHPLFGGETISWYTPTNATLWMALAAICIVLLFVFGTRGRAIIPTRIQSVAELIYGFIYKMVEDVAGHDGVKYFPYIFTLFLFILFVNYLGLIPGSFTPTTHIAVTAVLGFGVFIAVTLLGFYKHGAHFLGLFWMKDSPLILRPVIAVIEVISYFVRPVSHSIRLAGNIMAGHAVMKVFAAFAPMILLSGIGIVVTPISVLAIAAIYGLEFLVAGIQAYVFTILTCVYLKDALHPGH from the coding sequence ATGGCGGGTGAGGCTCACGAAGGCGGCGGACTGGTGTTCCACCCGCTGGACCAGTTCAAGATCCATCCCCTGTTCGGGGGCGAGACCATCAGCTGGTACACGCCGACCAACGCGACGCTGTGGATGGCGCTGGCCGCGATCTGCATCGTGCTTCTGTTCGTGTTCGGCACCCGTGGTCGCGCCATCATCCCGACGCGCATCCAGTCGGTCGCCGAGCTGATCTACGGCTTCATCTACAAGATGGTCGAGGATGTCGCCGGCCATGACGGCGTGAAGTACTTTCCCTACATCTTCACGCTGTTCCTGTTCATCCTGTTCGTGAACTACCTCGGGCTGATCCCTGGGTCCTTCACCCCCACCACCCATATCGCCGTGACCGCGGTTCTGGGCTTTGGCGTGTTCATCGCCGTCACGCTTCTGGGCTTTTACAAGCACGGCGCGCATTTCCTGGGCCTGTTCTGGATGAAGGACTCGCCCCTGATCCTGCGCCCGGTGATCGCGGTGATCGAAGTCATCTCGTACTTCGTGCGCCCCGTCAGCCACTCGATCCGTCTTGCCGGCAACATCATGGCGGGCCACGCGGTGATGAAGGTGTTCGCCGCCTTCGCGCCGATGATCCTGCTGTCGGGCATCGGCATCGTGGTGACCCCGATTTCGGTCCTGGCGATTGCCGCGATCTATGGCCTTGAGTTCCTGGTTGCCGGGATCCAGGCCTATGTCTTCACCATCCTGACCTGCGTCTACCTCAAGGATGCGCTGCATCCGGGTCACTGA
- a CDS encoding AtpZ/AtpI family protein, whose product MDEDADRARLEALEKRIAAAKGIEPETAHQENDYSQAQLAWRMVIELVAGIVIGFGIGYGLDTLFGTKPVFLVLFILAGFAAGVKTMLRSAREVQERRSAADAGQNGEAKHGG is encoded by the coding sequence ATGGACGAAGACGCGGACCGGGCGCGGCTTGAGGCGCTTGAGAAGCGGATCGCCGCCGCCAAGGGGATAGAGCCGGAAACGGCGCACCAGGAGAACGACTACAGCCAGGCGCAGCTTGCCTGGCGCATGGTGATCGAGCTGGTCGCGGGGATCGTGATCGGCTTCGGCATCGGATACGGGCTGGACACGCTGTTCGGCACTAAGCCCGTCTTTCTGGTGCTGTTCATTTTGGCGGGCTTTGCCGCGGGCGTGAAGACGATGCTCCGGTCGGCAAGGGAAGTGCAGGAACGACGGTCGGCAGCTGACGCCGGCCAGAACGGAGAGGCGAAGCATGGCGGGTGA
- a CDS encoding ArsR/SmtB family transcription factor, giving the protein MSHALDAVFSALADPTRRRILTLLLEDDMAVTDVAEPFQMSLAAISKHLQVLAEAGLITQERRGRVKWCKLEPDALRAASVWMQGFGQFDPVDLDAFERFLAGELQDDAPDDAPSPAPAG; this is encoded by the coding sequence ATGTCCCATGCGCTCGATGCCGTGTTCTCCGCCTTGGCCGACCCGACCCGGCGGCGCATCCTCACGCTGCTTCTGGAAGACGACATGGCCGTCACCGATGTGGCCGAACCGTTCCAGATGTCGCTGGCCGCGATTTCCAAGCACCTTCAGGTGCTGGCCGAGGCTGGGCTCATCACCCAGGAACGCCGCGGCCGCGTGAAATGGTGCAAGCTCGAACCCGATGCGCTGCGCGCCGCCTCGGTCTGGATGCAGGGTTTCGGCCAGTTCGACCCCGTCGACCTCGATGCCTTTGAACGCTTCCTCGCAGGCGAGTTGCAGGACGATGCGCCGGATGACGCGCCCTCCCCTGCCCCCGCCGGCTGA
- a CDS encoding outer membrane beta-barrel protein — MKLVTALLLGCLATPALAQDSGWDFRTTLYLWFPGMSATVDTPEGTVSSDLSPTDALSNLDMGFMGSVGAQNGNVILWGDLLYTDLGASEDTPHGMLWDQVRIEQKLTAVTGYALYDIAREPDVQFGLGAGFRYFNLSADTVLTGGSQPRVENSLSDSWWVPVLAAQFYKPIDDHWFVDGLIDWGMAGSDTETWQGYAGVGYRFNETWSTQIGYRYMNFSQTFEGRAIDTDLSGILAGVTISF, encoded by the coding sequence ATGAAACTCGTGACCGCACTTCTTCTAGGCTGTCTCGCCACACCGGCGCTGGCGCAGGACAGCGGTTGGGATTTCCGGACCACGCTCTATCTCTGGTTCCCCGGCATGTCGGCCACCGTCGACACCCCCGAAGGAACCGTCTCCTCCGATCTCAGCCCGACCGATGCGCTCTCGAACCTCGACATGGGGTTCATGGGCAGCGTCGGGGCACAGAATGGCAATGTGATCCTGTGGGGCGACCTGCTCTACACCGATCTCGGGGCCTCGGAAGACACGCCGCATGGCATGTTGTGGGATCAGGTCCGCATCGAGCAGAAGCTGACAGCCGTCACCGGCTACGCGCTTTATGACATTGCGCGGGAACCCGATGTTCAGTTCGGACTTGGCGCAGGCTTCCGGTACTTCAACCTGTCGGCCGATACGGTGCTGACCGGCGGGTCGCAGCCACGGGTCGAAAACTCCCTGTCCGACAGTTGGTGGGTGCCCGTGCTGGCGGCTCAGTTCTACAAGCCGATCGACGATCACTGGTTCGTGGACGGTCTGATTGACTGGGGCATGGCTGGCAGCGACACCGAAACCTGGCAGGGCTATGCAGGCGTGGGCTACCGCTTCAACGAAACCTGGTCCACCCAGATCGGCTATCGCTACATGAACTTCAGCCAGACCTTCGAAGGCCGGGCCATCGACACCGACCTCAGCGGCATCCTGGCCGGCGTGACCATCTCGTTCTGA
- a CDS encoding pyridoxal-phosphate-dependent aminotransferase family protein encodes MSLDRGRPYLAIPGPSVMPDRVLAAMHRPSPNIYAGALPDMVETIRPDLREVAGTAGHVAIYIGNGHAGWEAAITNLFSRGEKALVLASGQFGLSWANAARGLGVEVEVMDFGRSAAADPARVEARLREDRAGEIKAVLVCHVDTASTVRADVPAIRAAMDAAGHPALLAVDCIASLGCDEYRMDDWGVDVTVAASQKGLMTPPGLAFLWFSPRAAERCRGADLRTPHWNWGPRAEAEEFWQLFHGTAPTHHLYGLREALTMILREEGLPAVWARHERLARAVWAAVEGWGAGNPAIRLNVADPGQRGRAVTSVLMGAPHATRLREWTETRAGVTLGIGLGMNSAEDPGADGFLRVAHMGHVNAHMTLGALAVMEAGMIALGIPHGEGGLRAAAEVVAGA; translated from the coding sequence ATGAGCCTCGACCGCGGTCGCCCCTACCTTGCCATTCCCGGTCCGTCGGTGATGCCCGACCGGGTGCTGGCCGCGATGCACCGGCCCTCACCGAACATCTATGCCGGAGCCTTGCCCGACATGGTGGAAACGATCCGGCCCGACCTGCGCGAGGTGGCGGGCACCGCAGGGCATGTGGCGATCTATATCGGCAATGGTCATGCCGGGTGGGAGGCGGCGATCACCAACCTCTTCAGCCGGGGCGAGAAGGCGCTGGTGCTGGCCTCGGGGCAGTTCGGCCTGTCCTGGGCCAATGCGGCGCGCGGGCTTGGGGTCGAGGTCGAGGTGATGGACTTCGGCCGCTCCGCCGCCGCCGACCCGGCGCGGGTCGAGGCGCGGCTGCGCGAGGACCGGGCGGGTGAGATCAAGGCGGTGCTGGTCTGCCATGTGGACACGGCCTCGACGGTGCGGGCCGATGTGCCGGCGATCCGGGCGGCGATGGATGCGGCGGGGCATCCGGCCCTGTTGGCGGTGGACTGCATCGCGTCTCTGGGCTGCGACGAGTACCGGATGGATGACTGGGGGGTGGATGTCACGGTGGCGGCCAGCCAGAAGGGGCTGATGACACCGCCGGGGCTGGCGTTCCTTTGGTTCTCGCCCAGGGCGGCGGAGCGGTGCCGGGGGGCGGACCTGCGGACGCCGCACTGGAACTGGGGGCCGCGGGCCGAGGCGGAGGAGTTCTGGCAGCTGTTCCATGGCACGGCCCCGACCCACCACCTGTATGGCCTGCGCGAGGCGCTGACCATGATCCTGCGCGAGGAGGGGCTGCCGGCGGTCTGGGCGCGGCACGAGCGGCTGGCGCGGGCGGTCTGGGCGGCGGTCGAGGGCTGGGGGGCAGGCAACCCGGCGATCCGGCTGAACGTGGCCGATCCGGGCCAGCGGGGCAGGGCGGTGACCTCGGTGCTGATGGGGGCGCCCCATGCGACCCGGCTGAGGGAGTGGACGGAGACCAGGGCCGGGGTGACCCTGGGCATCGGGCTGGGGATGAACTCGGCCGAGGATCCCGGCGCGGACGGGTTCCTGAGGGTGGCCCATATGGGCCATGTCAATGCCCACATGACCCTGGGGGCGCTGGCGGTGATGGAGGCGGGGATGATCGCCCTGGGCATCCCCCATGGCGAGGGCGGCCTGAGGGCGGCGGCCGAGGTCGTGGCGGGGGCCTGA
- the ygfZ gene encoding CAF17-like 4Fe-4S cluster assembly/insertion protein YgfZ → MTGEAAEGRVVVDLSGKDVLPFLQGLVTNDVLPLAKGPGLVWAALLTPQGKYLADFFVGHLPDGRMILDLPAPLADATLKRLTMYRLRADVRMAPTDLQVGRGIDDAPEGALPDPRHPGLGWRLYGNAPGGPETTDWDAIRVAHVIPESGIELLPEDAYILEAGFERLHGVDFRKGCYVGQEVTARMKHKTELRKGLVRVLVEGQAVPGSTVLSGERDVGRLFTTAGGRGIAHLRLDRAEGVMQAGSAVVRLDPDWPEAARG, encoded by the coding sequence ATGACGGGCGAAGCGGCAGAGGGCCGGGTAGTGGTGGACTTGTCCGGCAAGGACGTGCTGCCCTTCCTGCAGGGTCTGGTCACCAACGACGTCCTGCCGCTGGCGAAGGGCCCCGGGCTTGTGTGGGCCGCGCTGTTGACGCCGCAGGGCAAGTATCTGGCCGATTTCTTCGTGGGCCACTTGCCGGACGGACGCATGATCCTGGACTTGCCGGCCCCCCTTGCCGACGCCACGCTGAAACGGCTGACGATGTATCGCCTGCGGGCGGACGTGAGGATGGCGCCGACGGACCTGCAGGTCGGCCGCGGCATCGACGACGCACCCGAGGGCGCCTTGCCCGATCCGCGGCACCCCGGTTTGGGCTGGCGCCTTTACGGAAACGCGCCCGGCGGGCCGGAAACGACAGACTGGGATGCGATCCGCGTGGCCCATGTCATCCCCGAAAGCGGGATCGAACTGCTGCCTGAGGACGCCTATATCCTTGAAGCCGGGTTCGAACGGCTGCACGGCGTGGACTTCCGCAAGGGTTGTTATGTCGGCCAGGAGGTCACCGCGCGCATGAAGCACAAGACCGAGTTGCGCAAGGGTCTGGTGCGCGTCCTGGTCGAGGGACAGGCGGTGCCTGGCAGCACGGTCCTTTCGGGCGAGCGCGACGTTGGACGGCTTTTCACCACGGCAGGTGGTCGCGGCATTGCTCATCTGCGGCTGGACAGGGCTGAGGGGGTCATGCAGGCAGGCTCGGCCGTGGTGCGGCTGGACCCGGACTGGCCCGAGGCGGCGCGCGGCTGA
- a CDS encoding DUF6280 family protein, translating to MADFVDSTAFNYEQGQRARKLFAAVVLAALDDAIADDKKYGNGPEQIARWARSRDGREVLSCAGIDPNERVVKGLMEFVSKGVRTSVALSREESERRHALEQAEAA from the coding sequence ATGGCTGATTTCGTTGATAGCACCGCTTTCAACTACGAGCAGGGGCAGCGTGCGCGTAAACTGTTTGCGGCCGTCGTGCTGGCTGCATTGGACGACGCGATCGCTGACGACAAGAAGTATGGCAACGGCCCCGAGCAGATCGCCCGGTGGGCGCGGTCCCGTGATGGGCGCGAGGTCCTGTCCTGTGCCGGGATCGACCCGAACGAGCGCGTGGTCAAGGGCCTGATGGAATTCGTTTCGAAGGGTGTCCGCACCTCGGTCGCGCTGTCGCGCGAAGAGAGCGAGCGCCGCCATGCGCTGGAGCAGGCCGAGGCCGCTTGA
- a CDS encoding TolC family outer membrane protein: MHFVKRVVVALSLTAGMQAPAAWAESLGDALISAYKNSNLLDQNEALLRAADEGVAAAVAQLRPIVQFVANATTDRTLYADGRSFDNNWSDLTATYAIVAQATLYDFGRNAIGVESAKETVLATREALLQIEQQVLLSAVRAYIQVRVNQEVVAIRENNVRLLSEELKATQDRFEVGEVTRTDVALAEAQLAQAQAGLSSAEGDLLVAREAYKAAVGHYPGELDRTPPMPQTASSQADAEAVALRTHPAVRQAQREATVARLAVEGARAELGPELVGTLRLGGSEFTAANDDADLNFDGGSATFNFEFNQTLYGGGGLSAAYRAALAQLDAADSNLLQVGVEIKQDVGDAWSQLSVSGANIAATVKQVDAAQIAFEGMREEANLGARTTIDVLDAEQDLLDARFARLQAEAERYVAAYNLLASMGLLTVDHLKLNVPVYDPAAYYNAVRRAPTSSPQGKKLDRILKTIQQP; the protein is encoded by the coding sequence ATGCACTTCGTGAAACGGGTAGTGGTGGCACTGTCGCTGACAGCGGGGATGCAGGCCCCGGCCGCCTGGGCGGAATCCCTCGGCGATGCCCTGATATCGGCCTACAAGAACTCGAACCTCCTCGACCAGAACGAAGCACTGCTCCGCGCGGCAGACGAGGGCGTTGCCGCAGCCGTGGCGCAGCTCAGGCCGATCGTCCAGTTCGTTGCGAATGCAACGACCGATCGCACCCTCTATGCGGACGGCCGCAGCTTCGACAACAACTGGAGCGACCTGACCGCGACCTATGCCATTGTCGCTCAGGCAACGCTGTACGACTTCGGCCGTAACGCCATCGGCGTTGAAAGCGCAAAGGAAACCGTGCTCGCCACACGCGAGGCTTTGCTGCAGATCGAACAGCAGGTCCTTCTGTCCGCCGTGCGCGCCTACATTCAGGTCCGCGTGAACCAGGAAGTCGTCGCCATCCGCGAGAACAACGTCCGCCTCCTGTCCGAGGAATTGAAAGCCACGCAGGACCGCTTCGAAGTGGGCGAGGTCACCCGCACCGACGTGGCCCTTGCCGAGGCCCAGCTTGCCCAGGCTCAGGCCGGCCTGTCTTCCGCCGAGGGCGATCTTCTCGTCGCTCGCGAAGCTTACAAGGCCGCTGTCGGGCACTATCCCGGCGAGCTGGACCGGACGCCACCGATGCCGCAGACCGCCAGTTCGCAAGCAGACGCCGAGGCCGTCGCCCTGCGGACGCATCCCGCGGTGCGTCAGGCGCAGCGCGAGGCGACGGTGGCACGGCTTGCAGTTGAAGGCGCTCGTGCCGAACTCGGTCCCGAGCTGGTTGGAACCTTGCGCCTTGGCGGCAGCGAATTCACGGCCGCCAATGACGATGCCGATCTGAACTTCGATGGGGGCAGCGCAACGTTCAACTTCGAATTCAATCAGACGCTCTATGGCGGCGGTGGCCTTTCGGCCGCCTACCGCGCGGCGCTCGCCCAACTGGATGCCGCCGATTCCAATCTCTTGCAGGTGGGTGTCGAAATCAAACAGGACGTGGGCGATGCCTGGTCCCAGCTTTCCGTTTCGGGTGCCAACATCGCTGCAACGGTCAAGCAGGTCGATGCGGCCCAGATCGCATTCGAGGGCATGAGGGAAGAAGCCAACCTTGGCGCCCGCACGACCATCGACGTTCTGGATGCCGAACAGGACCTGCTGGACGCCCGCTTCGCGCGGCTTCAGGCCGAGGCCGAGCGCTATGTCGCGGCGTATAACCTGCTTGCCTCGATGGGTCTGCTGACTGTCGATCACCTGAAGCTGAACGTGCCGGTCTATGATCCAGCGGCCTATTACAACGCGGTTCGCCGCGCGCCGACGTCAAGTCCGCAGGGAAAAAAGCTCGATCGTATCCTGAAGACCATACAGCAGCCCTGA
- a CDS encoding protein-L-isoaspartate O-methyltransferase family protein — MTDFRHRRITMVDTQVRPSDVTKFPIIDAMLTIPREVFVPESQREAAYVGEHVELAPGRVVLDPRTLAKILDALDVQPVELVLDVGCGLGYSTAVIARLAEAVVAVEEDEAMVAEAQARLSAESVDNAAVIGGPLAAGSAKHGPFDVIAIEGAVEEVPATLLAQLKEGGRIAAIFMEGALGEARVGYKIDGVITWRFVFNAAAPVLPGFAKRRAFAL; from the coding sequence ATGACCGACTTCCGTCACCGCCGCATCACCATGGTCGATACGCAGGTGCGCCCATCGGACGTGACCAAGTTTCCCATCATCGATGCGATGCTGACAATCCCGCGCGAGGTTTTCGTGCCCGAGTCGCAGCGCGAAGCCGCCTATGTCGGAGAGCATGTCGAACTGGCCCCTGGTCGCGTGGTTCTGGATCCGCGCACGCTCGCCAAGATCCTTGACGCCCTTGATGTTCAGCCGGTGGAACTGGTGCTCGATGTGGGCTGTGGCCTTGGCTATTCGACTGCGGTGATCGCGCGTCTGGCAGAAGCCGTCGTTGCGGTGGAAGAAGACGAAGCCATGGTTGCCGAGGCGCAGGCCCGGCTTTCGGCGGAATCCGTGGATAATGCCGCCGTGATCGGTGGGCCGCTGGCGGCCGGCTCGGCCAAGCACGGACCCTTCGACGTGATCGCCATCGAAGGCGCCGTCGAGGAGGTGCCCGCCACGCTGCTCGCCCAATTGAAGGAAGGCGGCCGCATCGCCGCGATCTTCATGGAAGGGGCTCTTGGCGAAGCGCGCGTCGGCTACAAGATCGACGGTGTCATCACATGGCGCTTCGTATTCAACGCTGCGGCCCCGGTCCTGCCGGGCTTCGCAAAACGTCGGGCCTTCGCACTCTAA
- the ureG gene encoding urease accessory protein UreG has protein sequence MKGNGPLRVGIGGPVGAGKTTLTEQLSRALAARCSMAVITNDIYTREDADYLLRAQVLPADRIRGVETGGCPHTAIREDASINLAAVAELNRAHPDLDLILIESGGDNLAATFSPELADLTIYVIDTAAGQDIPRKRGPGVTRSDLLVVNKIDLAPHVGVDVTLLEDDTRRARGARPYVMARLRHRHGVDEVVHFLERHGGLPLRPA, from the coding sequence ATGAAGGGCAATGGCCCCCTCCGCGTCGGCATCGGCGGCCCCGTTGGCGCCGGCAAGACCACCCTGACCGAACAGCTGTCGCGCGCGCTGGCCGCCCGCTGTTCCATGGCGGTCATCACCAACGACATCTACACGCGCGAGGATGCGGACTACCTCTTGCGCGCCCAGGTGCTGCCCGCCGACCGGATCCGCGGGGTCGAAACCGGAGGCTGCCCGCACACGGCGATCCGCGAAGATGCTTCCATCAACCTGGCCGCCGTGGCCGAGTTGAACCGCGCGCATCCCGACCTGGACCTGATCCTGATCGAAAGCGGAGGTGACAACCTTGCCGCCACCTTTTCGCCAGAACTCGCCGACCTGACCATCTATGTCATCGACACCGCGGCCGGGCAGGACATCCCCCGCAAGCGTGGTCCCGGCGTCACGCGCTCGGACCTCCTCGTCGTGAACAAGATCGACCTTGCCCCGCATGTCGGGGTCGACGTGACGCTTCTGGAAGACGACACCCGCCGCGCCCGTGGAGCGCGACCCTATGTCATGGCGCGGCTTCGCCACCGGCACGGGGTGGACGAAGTCGTGCATTTTCTGGAACGGCACGGCGGGCTTCCGCTTCGCCCCGCCTGA
- a CDS encoding urease accessory protein UreF has translation MNSVPGLLTLTQWLSPAFPTGGFAYSHGLEWMIAEGGLKGADSLRDWLSDILRFGSGRQDAILLSLALRDGADHAALDGLARALCPSAERLTETLDQGRAFARTVAGISGRDLPPRVLPVAVGEAARMLDLPREQVIALYLHAFIANLVSVGIRFLPLGQTEGQAVLAALHPLIEALAAECVEAGEADLGSVALGADLAAMRHETMDVRIFRT, from the coding sequence ATGAATTCCGTCCCAGGCCTGCTGACCCTGACGCAATGGCTGTCGCCGGCCTTCCCGACAGGGGGGTTCGCCTATTCGCACGGGTTGGAATGGATGATTGCCGAAGGCGGGCTGAAGGGTGCAGACTCGCTGCGTGATTGGCTGTCGGACATCCTGCGCTTCGGGTCTGGTCGGCAGGATGCCATCCTTCTGTCTCTCGCGCTGCGGGACGGCGCCGATCACGCGGCTCTGGACGGTCTGGCTCGGGCGCTTTGTCCTTCGGCAGAGCGGCTGACAGAAACGCTGGACCAGGGCCGTGCTTTCGCCCGGACCGTGGCTGGCATCTCTGGCCGAGACTTGCCCCCGCGCGTCCTTCCCGTTGCTGTGGGCGAGGCCGCCCGAATGCTGGACCTGCCACGCGAGCAGGTGATCGCGCTCTACCTGCACGCCTTTATTGCCAACCTCGTTTCGGTCGGCATCCGCTTCCTGCCGCTTGGCCAGACCGAGGGCCAGGCGGTTCTGGCGGCGCTGCACCCGCTGATCGAGGCATTGGCCGCCGAATGTGTCGAGGCAGGCGAGGCCGACCTGGGCAGCGTAGCACTTGGCGCCGATCTGGCCGCTATGCGGCACGAAACCATGGATGTAAGGATTTTTCGCACATGA